In Asterias rubens chromosome 10, eAstRub1.3, whole genome shotgun sequence, the following proteins share a genomic window:
- the LOC117295414 gene encoding cyclic AMP-responsive element-binding protein 3-like protein 4: protein MSVKVETLRERNESGSSDLDLLFNQTDGILMDDCDTFISFNNEADAMSSTADDLFSNLLNGGFDLSTISQTAYDTQVASPGNSDSGISDNVSSPSQYQSDSQSGGSPQHIDDLDEMSMKVPDMSSYLIGPDTMLMEDATIENSDLESIGFEWDLNKLSPSESKKSSLPMTVQDVKVLSATMSTRSISTSDSSYPTLRLTDEEKRLLAEMNIDLPADMPLTKEEERSLKTVRRKIRNKISAMDSRKRKKVYVDGLEHRVHLCTKQNLDMQKKMAKLENENKTLMEQLKKLQSLVTKSTSKAAQSGTCVMVLLLSFALLIAPSFNPFTSSKDSQVASQTPQGVVSRTLLKADDTQYTEHGPINLGRFGKIPNHQAGEALPNEEVVAKDVDNVNADSVATMTESAPANEVAPSTDQSLNSDNEVVVKEVKVINVNQSRVDTGDIVQQHQAVKNTPKHGGEI from the exons ATGTCAGTGAAGGTAGAAACGCTAAGAGAAAGAAACGAGTCTGGATCGAGCGACTTGGATCTTCTCTTCAACCAAACAGATGGAATCCTCATGGATGACTGCGATACATTCATCAGTTTCAATAACGAGGCAGATGCAATG AGTTCAACCGCCGATGATCTGTTTTCAAACCTTCTCAATGGAGGCTTCGACCTGTCAACAATTTCCCAGACAGCGTACGACACCCAGGTTGCGTCCCCGGGCAACAGTGACAGCGGTATCTCAGACAATGTCAGCTCCCCATCACAGTACCAAAGTGACAGCCAATCAGGGGGCAGCCCGCAACACATCGACGACTTGGACGAGATGAGCATGAAAGTGCCAGATATGTCGAGCTATTTGATTGGTCCAGACACAATGCTGATGGAGGATGCAACTATTGAGAACTCGGATCTTGAATCAA TTGGTTTTGAATGGGATCTCAACAAGCTATCTCCAAGTGAGAGTAAGAAGTCTTCCCTTCCCATGACCGTCCAAGATGTGAAAGTCCTCAGTGCCACAATGTCCACAAGAAGCATCTCAACTTCAGACTCG agttATCCTACGCTGAGGCTAACTGATGAAGAGAAGAGGTTACTAGCTGAGATGAACATCGATCTACCAGCAGACATGCCGCTCACTAAG GAGGAGGAGAGGTCACTCAAGACAGTCAGGCGTAAGATCCGCAACAAGATCTCGGCTATGGACAGCAGGAAGAGGAAGAAGGTTTACGTCGACGGCTTGGAGCATCGCGTTCATCTctgcacaaaacaaaatctagACATGCAGAAGAAGATGGCTAAGCTTGAGAATGAGAACAA GACACTGATGGAGCAGTTAAAGAAACTACAATCCCTTGTGACTAAGTCTACATCGAAAGCAGCTCAGTCCGGCACCTGTGTCATG GTATTACTGCTGTCCTTTGCTCTTCTGATTGCACCAAGCTTCAACCCCTTCACTTCATCGAAAGACAGCCAGGTGGCTTCTCAAACACCACAAGGAG TTGTATCACGAACCCTTCTGAAGGCCGACGACACACAATATACTGAACATGGGCCAATCAACTTGGGTCGTTTCGGAAAGATACCCAATCACCAAGCAGGAGAAGCATTGCCAAATGAGGAAGTCGTAGCAAAAGACGTGGACAATGTTAATGCAGATTCAGTGGCCACTATGACGGAGTCTGCACCAGCCAATGAGGTCGCTCCATCCACGGATCAATCTTTAAACAGCGATAACGAAGTCGTCGTTAAGGAAGTGAAAGTCATTAACGTGAACCAGTCGAGGGTGGATACCGGTGATATTGTCCAACAACATCAGGCTGTGAAAAACACACCCAAGCATGGAGGGGAAATTTGA